Within Raineyella sp. W15-4, the genomic segment CATGCACAACTTCGGCGCGCCGGCGCGGGTACTGGTCCGGGGGGAGGGCTGCCGGGTGTGGGACGCCGACGGCCGCGAGTACCTCGACCTGCTGGCCGGGATCGCGGTCAACTCGCTCGGCCACGCCCACCCCGACATCGTCGCGGCGGTCAGCGACCAGATCGCCACCGTCGCCCACATCTCGAACCTCTTCACCAGCCCCTGGCAGGTCGAGCTGGCTGAGCGTCTCGACACCATGGTCACCGGGAACGCCCCCGGCACGCCGGCCCGGGTGTTCCTGTGCAACTCCGGCTCGGAGGCCAACGACACCGGTTTCAAGCTCACCCGGCGTACCGGCCGGACGAAGATTGTCGCGATGGAGGGCTCCTTCCACGGACGGACCCTCGGGGCGGTCAGCCTGACCTCGAAGGCCGCCTACCGCGCGCCGTTCGAGCCGCTGCCGGGTGGCGTCGTCTTCGTGCCGTACGGCGACGAGGCCGCGCTGGCCGAGGCCGTCGACGACGAGACCGCGGCAGTCGTGCTGGAGACCATCCAGGGCGAGAGCGGCATCATCGCCGCCCCCGACGACTTCCTCCGCGCCGCCCGCCGGATCACCGACCGGCACAGTGCCCTGCTGTGGGTCGACGAGGTGCAGACCGGCATCGCCCGCACCGGCGAGTGGCTGTCCTACCTGCCCTCCGGGATCACCCCCGACGTGGTCACCCTCGCCAAGGGCCTGGGGGCCGGCATCCCGATCGGTGCCTGCATCGCCACCGGCCCGGCCGCCGACCTGCTCGGCCCCGGCTCGCACGGCTCGACCTTCGGCGGCAACCCGCTCGCCTCGCGCGCCGGCCTGACCGTCCTCGACGTGATCGAGCGTGACGGGCTGCTGGCGCATGTGCGGGCGATGGGCGACCACCTCGCTGCGGGCGTGCTGGCCCTCGGCCATCCCGACATCGTCGAGGTGACCGGTGCCGGCCTGCTGCGTGGCATCGTCCTGGCCCGCGACATCGCCCCGGCAGTGACCGACCGCGCCCTGGCGGCCGGCTTCCTGATCAACGCGCCTCGCGCCAACCGGCTGCGGATCGCCCCGCCACTCATCATCACCCCCGCGGAGATCGACGCGTTTGTCGCCGTCCTCCCGACTCTCCTGGAAGGCTGCTGACATGACCCTGCGCCACTTCCTCGCCGACGACGACCTGACCGCTGAGGAGCAGGCGGGTGTCCTCGACCTCGCCGCCGCCCTCAAGGCCGACCCGACCGCCAGCCGCCCCTTCGAGGGACGTACGGTCGCGGTGATCTTCGACAAGTCCTCCACCCGCACCCGGGTCTCCTTCGAGGTCGGCATCACCGAGCTCGGCGGTCACCCGATGATCATCGACGGCGCGTCGTCCCAGATGGGCCGCGGCGAGTCGATCGCCGACACCGCCCGGATCATCGGCCGCCACGTCGCCGCGATCGTGTGGCGCACGGCCGGCCAGGAACGGATCGAGGAGATGGCGGCGTACGCCGGTGTCCCGGTCGTCAACGCGCTCACCGACCAGTACCACCCGTGCCAGATCCTCGCCGACCTGCAGACGATCCGGGAACACAAGGGCGACACCCGCGGCCTCACCTTCAGCTACGTCGGCGACGCGGCGAACAACATGGGCAACTCGTACGCCCTCGGGATGGCGCTGGCGGGGATGCACGTCCGGCTCGCCGGGCCGGAGGGCTACCTGCCCGACCCGGAGGTCGTCGCCCGTGCCGAGCGGATCGCCGCCACCACCGGCGGCAGCATCACCGTCACCACCGATGCCCGCGCCGCGGCGGAGGGCAGCGACGTGATGGTCACCGACACCTGGGTGTCGATGGGGATGTCCGGCGAGGGCCGGGAGACGGTGTTCCGGCCCTACCAGATCAACCGGGAGCTGATGGCGCTGGCCGACAAGGACGCGATCGTCCTGCACTGTCTGCCGGCCTATCGCGGCAAGGAGATCACCGCCGAGGTGCTCGACGGGCCGCAGTCGGTGATCTGGGACGAGGCGGAGAACCGCCGCCATGCGCAGAAGGCCGTGCTCGACCTGCTCGCCGCAGCCGCCGGCCTGCCGGGCGCCGTGTCGACCGCCGGATCGCCGGACCCCGCGTCGGCAGGGTCCGCGGCGCCGGCCGGGCGGGCCGGCCGGCACTGACACCGCAGCCGAGACCGTGCCGATGACCGAGGTCTCCCGATGAACGAGCCCGCCCGGGTGCCGCTGACCAAGACGGCACGCCAGTCCCGGATCCGCCAGCTGCTCACCGC encodes:
- a CDS encoding acetylornithine transaminase, yielding MTEPIEMTTTTGTAVTTGTAATTGQAEWLDRYDTAYMHNFGAPARVLVRGEGCRVWDADGREYLDLLAGIAVNSLGHAHPDIVAAVSDQIATVAHISNLFTSPWQVELAERLDTMVTGNAPGTPARVFLCNSGSEANDTGFKLTRRTGRTKIVAMEGSFHGRTLGAVSLTSKAAYRAPFEPLPGGVVFVPYGDEAALAEAVDDETAAVVLETIQGESGIIAAPDDFLRAARRITDRHSALLWVDEVQTGIARTGEWLSYLPSGITPDVVTLAKGLGAGIPIGACIATGPAADLLGPGSHGSTFGGNPLASRAGLTVLDVIERDGLLAHVRAMGDHLAAGVLALGHPDIVEVTGAGLLRGIVLARDIAPAVTDRALAAGFLINAPRANRLRIAPPLIITPAEIDAFVAVLPTLLEGC
- the argF gene encoding ornithine carbamoyltransferase — encoded protein: MTLRHFLADDDLTAEEQAGVLDLAAALKADPTASRPFEGRTVAVIFDKSSTRTRVSFEVGITELGGHPMIIDGASSQMGRGESIADTARIIGRHVAAIVWRTAGQERIEEMAAYAGVPVVNALTDQYHPCQILADLQTIREHKGDTRGLTFSYVGDAANNMGNSYALGMALAGMHVRLAGPEGYLPDPEVVARAERIAATTGGSITVTTDARAAAEGSDVMVTDTWVSMGMSGEGRETVFRPYQINRELMALADKDAIVLHCLPAYRGKEITAEVLDGPQSVIWDEAENRRHAQKAVLDLLAAAAGLPGAVSTAGSPDPASAGSAAPAGRAGRH